Proteins encoded within one genomic window of Triticum aestivum cultivar Chinese Spring chromosome 2D, IWGSC CS RefSeq v2.1, whole genome shotgun sequence:
- the LOC123050130 gene encoding myb-like protein X isoform X3, with amino-acid sequence MVHQQKQYSNMGMIDDKQNVKVKEGGGENTNAKEKKKQSKEEGDKKKEVKKMTKYKEKKERMRGNDKDNEKEKEDQRKMKENEKKMRAHKEREEKKENDKEEELKEQNDTKNCPQFFRSLMTSSSMEQETIPEDCHKYLEECTGTVSLRGPSGNLWPVELAKISGELCFARGWKEFLCDHCIVYGYLLVFRYDGNSQFSVTVFSPSSCEAPYAFLAQPQRMGATAVAANDENGHTGTNADGTAPQEEDSHIGTAADGTPQNEEEEDASEEYEGSDNMSVDADGAGPQKEEEDALSENPDNEEESEWRSAPSQQQKEDQDKIDNGFVVGKRTRFRKVDDIMTEVVRSKKSKAKEGKRHEAQSSDSKSEGEALESGLRPPRKSKATEEKRPEAPSGDSLAELVRRSPKKSKAEGKRSTALASKGAASSDSLKESKRRPPRKPKAAKGKRPRAPCGHSESEGAASGDSLAELVRRPPKKSRTEGKGSAASSASKGMTSSHSLAVHTGVFAPESVCKDLTKLHKSFGKKHSMKAQFPMFNKSNSENQPGRVIVKVQRRPELESQRRPITQRDKEYAMERARRFQSKRPFVIKEIKHTNVYVSYFMIIPDMFVENFLPKESRKMTLWDPQAKPWKVWYEYTGGECPRAAFSAGWGALAMENYLENRDLCVFELLDDDYNIKLHVYRAVLDITPFALAPKHRQQGCA; translated from the exons ATGGTACACCAGCAAAAGCAATATAGCAATATGGGTATGATAGATGATAAGCAGAATGTGAAAGTGAAAGAAGGGGGTGGTGAAAATACGAATgcgaaagagaaaaagaaacaaaGCAAAGAAGAAGGTGATAAGAAAAAGGAGGTGAAGAAGATGACTAAGTATAAGGAGAAGAAAGAGAGAATGAGGGGTAATGACAAGGAtaatgagaaggagaaggaggatcagaggaaaatgaaagaaaatgagaagaagatgaGGGCACATAaggaaagagaggagaagaaggagaatgaTAAAGAGGAGGAGTTGAAGGAGCAGAATGACACAAAAAATTGCCCACAATTCTTTAGGTCCCTAATGACCAGTTCATCTATGGAACAAGAG ACAATTCCCGAAGACTGCCACAAATACTTGGAAGAGTGTACAGGAACAGTTTCACTGAGAGGTCCAAGCGGAAATTTATGGCCCGTAGAGCTGGCTAAAATCTCCGGGGAGCTATGCTTTGCACGTGGATGGAAGGAGTTCCTCTGCGACCATTGCATCGTGTATGGCTACCTGCTGGTTTTCCGTTACGATGGGAACTCACAGTTCTCAGTCACGGTATTCTCGCCATCATCCTGCGAGGCACCGTATGCGTTTCTAGCCCAGCCGCAGCGCATGGGCGCCACCGCTGTGGCAGCAAATGATGAGAATGGGCACACGGGCACCAATGCAGATGGTACTGCCCCGCAAGAAGAAGACTCTCACATTGGCACAGCTGCAGATGGTACTCcacaaaatgaagaagaagaagatgcttcaGAAGAATATGAAGGGAGCGACAACATGAGTGTCGATGCTGACGGCGCTGGTccacaaaaggaagaagaagacgcaTTATCAGAGAATCCGGATAATGAGGAAGAAAGTGAATGGCGCAGCGCACCATCGCAGCAACAGAAGGAGGATCAAGACAAGATCGACAATGGTTTTGTGGTCGGGAAGAGGACTAGGTTCAGGAAGGTTGATGATATCATGACAGAAGTGGTCCGATCCAAGAAGTCCAAGGCTAAGGAAGGGAAAAGACATGAAGCTCAATCTAGTGATTCGAAGTCTGAAGGAGAAGCATTAG AATCGGGGCTTCGTCCACCCAGGAAGTCCAAGGCTACTGAGGAGAAAAGGCCTGAAGCTCCATCAGGTGATAGTTTGGCAG AATTGGTCCGTCGTTCACCCAAGAAGTCCAAGGCCGAGGGGAAAAGGTCTACTGCTTTAGCTTCTAAAGGAGCAGCATCAAGTGACAGTTTGAAAG AATCAAAGCGTCGTCCACCCAGGAAGCCCAAGGCTGCGAAGGGGAAAAGGCCTCGAGCTCCATGTGGCCATTCGGAGTCTGAGGGAGCAGCATCAGGTGACAGTTTGGCAG AATTGGTCCGTCGTCCACCCAAGAAGTCCAGGACTGAGGGGAAAGGGTCTGCTGCTTCATCAGCTTCTAAAGGAATGACATCAAGTCACAGTTTGGCAG TTCATACAGGTGTATTCGCGCCAGAATCTGTATGCAAGGACTTAACCAAATTACACAAATCTTTTGGTAAAAAACATAGCATGAAGGCTCAGTTCCCGATGTTCAATAAGAGCAATAGTGAAAACCAACCTGGTAGAG TTATCGTCAAGGTTCAGAGAAGGCCGGAATTAGAGTCGCAGAGACGTCCAATAACCCAAAGGGACAAGGAATATGCTATGGAGAGGGCACGGAGGTTCCAATCcaagaggcccttcgtgatcaagGAAATAAAGCACACAAATGTCTATGTGTCGTACTTCATG ATCATTCCAGACATGTTCGTTGAAAATTTCCTCCCGAAGGAAAGCAGGAAGATGACGCTGTGGGACCCACAGGCGAAGCCATGGAAGGTGTGGTACGAGTACACCGGCGGAGAGTGTCCCCGTGCGGCGTTCAGCGCCGGGTGGGGCGCGCTCGCCATGGAGAACTACCTGGAGAACAGGGACTTGTGTGTGTTCGAGCTCCTGGACGATGACTACAACATCAAGCTGCACGTCTATAGGGCCGTGCTGGATATCACCCCCTTCGCCCTGGCCCCAAAACATCGTCAACAGGGTTGTGCATAG
- the LOC123050130 gene encoding uncharacterized protein isoform X1, translating to MVHQQKQYSNMGMIDDKQNVKVKEGGGENTNAKEKKKQSKEEGDKKKEVKKMTKYKEKKERMRGNDKDNEKEKEDQRKMKENEKKMRAHKEREEKKENDKEEELKEQNDTKNCPQFFRSLMTSSSMEQETIPEDCHKYLEECTGTVSLRGPSGNLWPVELAKISGELCFARGWKEFLCDHCIVYGYLLVFRYDGNSQFSVTVFSPSSCEAPYAFLAQPQRMGATAVAANDENGHTGTNADGTAPQEEDSHIGTAADGTPQNEEEEDASEEYEGSDNMSVDADGAGPQKEEEDALSENPDNEEESEWRSAPSQQQKEDQDKIDNGFVVGKRTRFRKVDDIMTEVVRSKKSKAKEGKRHEAQSSDSKSEGEALGDSLAKSGLRPPRKSKATEEKRPEAPSGDSLAELVRRSPKKSKAEGKRSTALASKGAASSDSLKESKRRPPRKPKAAKGKRPRAPCGHSESEGAASGDSLAELVRRPPKKSRTEGKGSAASSASKGMTSSHSLAVHTGVFAPESVCKDLTKLHKSFGKKHSMKAQFPMFNKSNSENQPGRVIVKVQRRPELESQRRPITQRDKEYAMERARRFQSKRPFVIKEIKHTNVYVSYFMIIPDMFVENFLPKESRKMTLWDPQAKPWKVWYEYTGGECPRAAFSAGWGALAMENYLENRDLCVFELLDDDYNIKLHVYRAVLDITPFALAPKHRQQGCA from the exons ATGGTACACCAGCAAAAGCAATATAGCAATATGGGTATGATAGATGATAAGCAGAATGTGAAAGTGAAAGAAGGGGGTGGTGAAAATACGAATgcgaaagagaaaaagaaacaaaGCAAAGAAGAAGGTGATAAGAAAAAGGAGGTGAAGAAGATGACTAAGTATAAGGAGAAGAAAGAGAGAATGAGGGGTAATGACAAGGAtaatgagaaggagaaggaggatcagaggaaaatgaaagaaaatgagaagaagatgaGGGCACATAaggaaagagaggagaagaaggagaatgaTAAAGAGGAGGAGTTGAAGGAGCAGAATGACACAAAAAATTGCCCACAATTCTTTAGGTCCCTAATGACCAGTTCATCTATGGAACAAGAG ACAATTCCCGAAGACTGCCACAAATACTTGGAAGAGTGTACAGGAACAGTTTCACTGAGAGGTCCAAGCGGAAATTTATGGCCCGTAGAGCTGGCTAAAATCTCCGGGGAGCTATGCTTTGCACGTGGATGGAAGGAGTTCCTCTGCGACCATTGCATCGTGTATGGCTACCTGCTGGTTTTCCGTTACGATGGGAACTCACAGTTCTCAGTCACGGTATTCTCGCCATCATCCTGCGAGGCACCGTATGCGTTTCTAGCCCAGCCGCAGCGCATGGGCGCCACCGCTGTGGCAGCAAATGATGAGAATGGGCACACGGGCACCAATGCAGATGGTACTGCCCCGCAAGAAGAAGACTCTCACATTGGCACAGCTGCAGATGGTACTCcacaaaatgaagaagaagaagatgcttcaGAAGAATATGAAGGGAGCGACAACATGAGTGTCGATGCTGACGGCGCTGGTccacaaaaggaagaagaagacgcaTTATCAGAGAATCCGGATAATGAGGAAGAAAGTGAATGGCGCAGCGCACCATCGCAGCAACAGAAGGAGGATCAAGACAAGATCGACAATGGTTTTGTGGTCGGGAAGAGGACTAGGTTCAGGAAGGTTGATGATATCATGACAGAAGTGGTCCGATCCAAGAAGTCCAAGGCTAAGGAAGGGAAAAGACATGAAGCTCAATCTAGTGATTCGAAGTCTGAAGGAGAAGCATTAGGTGACAGTTTAGCAA AATCGGGGCTTCGTCCACCCAGGAAGTCCAAGGCTACTGAGGAGAAAAGGCCTGAAGCTCCATCAGGTGATAGTTTGGCAG AATTGGTCCGTCGTTCACCCAAGAAGTCCAAGGCCGAGGGGAAAAGGTCTACTGCTTTAGCTTCTAAAGGAGCAGCATCAAGTGACAGTTTGAAAG AATCAAAGCGTCGTCCACCCAGGAAGCCCAAGGCTGCGAAGGGGAAAAGGCCTCGAGCTCCATGTGGCCATTCGGAGTCTGAGGGAGCAGCATCAGGTGACAGTTTGGCAG AATTGGTCCGTCGTCCACCCAAGAAGTCCAGGACTGAGGGGAAAGGGTCTGCTGCTTCATCAGCTTCTAAAGGAATGACATCAAGTCACAGTTTGGCAG TTCATACAGGTGTATTCGCGCCAGAATCTGTATGCAAGGACTTAACCAAATTACACAAATCTTTTGGTAAAAAACATAGCATGAAGGCTCAGTTCCCGATGTTCAATAAGAGCAATAGTGAAAACCAACCTGGTAGAG TTATCGTCAAGGTTCAGAGAAGGCCGGAATTAGAGTCGCAGAGACGTCCAATAACCCAAAGGGACAAGGAATATGCTATGGAGAGGGCACGGAGGTTCCAATCcaagaggcccttcgtgatcaagGAAATAAAGCACACAAATGTCTATGTGTCGTACTTCATG ATCATTCCAGACATGTTCGTTGAAAATTTCCTCCCGAAGGAAAGCAGGAAGATGACGCTGTGGGACCCACAGGCGAAGCCATGGAAGGTGTGGTACGAGTACACCGGCGGAGAGTGTCCCCGTGCGGCGTTCAGCGCCGGGTGGGGCGCGCTCGCCATGGAGAACTACCTGGAGAACAGGGACTTGTGTGTGTTCGAGCTCCTGGACGATGACTACAACATCAAGCTGCACGTCTATAGGGCCGTGCTGGATATCACCCCCTTCGCCCTGGCCCCAAAACATCGTCAACAGGGTTGTGCATAG
- the LOC123050130 gene encoding uncharacterized protein isoform X2, giving the protein MVHQQKQYSNMGMIDDKQNVKVKEGGGENTNAKEKKKQSKEEGDKKKEVKKMTKYKEKKERMRGNDKDNEKEKEDQRKMKENEKKMRAHKEREEKKENDKEEELKEQNDTKNCPQFFRSLMTSSSMEQETIPEDCHKYLEECTGTVSLRGPSGNLWPVELAKISGELCFARGWKEFLCDHCIVYGYLLVFRYDGNSQFSVTVFSPSSCEAPYAFLAQPQRMGATAVAANDENGHTGTNADGTAPQEEDSHIGTAADGTPQNEEEEDASEEYEGSDNMSVDADGAGPQKEEEDALSENPDNEEESEWRSAPSQQQKEDQDKIDNGFVVGKRTRFRKVDDIMTEVVRSKKSKAKEGKRHEAQSSDSKSEGEALGDSLAKSGLRPPRKSKATEEKRPEAPSGDSLAELVRRSPKKSKAEGKRSTALASKGAASSDSLKESKRRPPRKPKAAKGKRPRAPCGHSESEGAASGDSLAELVRRPPKKSRTEGKGSAASSASKGMTSSHSLAGVFAPESVCKDLTKLHKSFGKKHSMKAQFPMFNKSNSENQPGRVIVKVQRRPELESQRRPITQRDKEYAMERARRFQSKRPFVIKEIKHTNVYVSYFMIIPDMFVENFLPKESRKMTLWDPQAKPWKVWYEYTGGECPRAAFSAGWGALAMENYLENRDLCVFELLDDDYNIKLHVYRAVLDITPFALAPKHRQQGCA; this is encoded by the exons ATGGTACACCAGCAAAAGCAATATAGCAATATGGGTATGATAGATGATAAGCAGAATGTGAAAGTGAAAGAAGGGGGTGGTGAAAATACGAATgcgaaagagaaaaagaaacaaaGCAAAGAAGAAGGTGATAAGAAAAAGGAGGTGAAGAAGATGACTAAGTATAAGGAGAAGAAAGAGAGAATGAGGGGTAATGACAAGGAtaatgagaaggagaaggaggatcagaggaaaatgaaagaaaatgagaagaagatgaGGGCACATAaggaaagagaggagaagaaggagaatgaTAAAGAGGAGGAGTTGAAGGAGCAGAATGACACAAAAAATTGCCCACAATTCTTTAGGTCCCTAATGACCAGTTCATCTATGGAACAAGAG ACAATTCCCGAAGACTGCCACAAATACTTGGAAGAGTGTACAGGAACAGTTTCACTGAGAGGTCCAAGCGGAAATTTATGGCCCGTAGAGCTGGCTAAAATCTCCGGGGAGCTATGCTTTGCACGTGGATGGAAGGAGTTCCTCTGCGACCATTGCATCGTGTATGGCTACCTGCTGGTTTTCCGTTACGATGGGAACTCACAGTTCTCAGTCACGGTATTCTCGCCATCATCCTGCGAGGCACCGTATGCGTTTCTAGCCCAGCCGCAGCGCATGGGCGCCACCGCTGTGGCAGCAAATGATGAGAATGGGCACACGGGCACCAATGCAGATGGTACTGCCCCGCAAGAAGAAGACTCTCACATTGGCACAGCTGCAGATGGTACTCcacaaaatgaagaagaagaagatgcttcaGAAGAATATGAAGGGAGCGACAACATGAGTGTCGATGCTGACGGCGCTGGTccacaaaaggaagaagaagacgcaTTATCAGAGAATCCGGATAATGAGGAAGAAAGTGAATGGCGCAGCGCACCATCGCAGCAACAGAAGGAGGATCAAGACAAGATCGACAATGGTTTTGTGGTCGGGAAGAGGACTAGGTTCAGGAAGGTTGATGATATCATGACAGAAGTGGTCCGATCCAAGAAGTCCAAGGCTAAGGAAGGGAAAAGACATGAAGCTCAATCTAGTGATTCGAAGTCTGAAGGAGAAGCATTAGGTGACAGTTTAGCAA AATCGGGGCTTCGTCCACCCAGGAAGTCCAAGGCTACTGAGGAGAAAAGGCCTGAAGCTCCATCAGGTGATAGTTTGGCAG AATTGGTCCGTCGTTCACCCAAGAAGTCCAAGGCCGAGGGGAAAAGGTCTACTGCTTTAGCTTCTAAAGGAGCAGCATCAAGTGACAGTTTGAAAG AATCAAAGCGTCGTCCACCCAGGAAGCCCAAGGCTGCGAAGGGGAAAAGGCCTCGAGCTCCATGTGGCCATTCGGAGTCTGAGGGAGCAGCATCAGGTGACAGTTTGGCAG AATTGGTCCGTCGTCCACCCAAGAAGTCCAGGACTGAGGGGAAAGGGTCTGCTGCTTCATCAGCTTCTAAAGGAATGACATCAAGTCACAGTTTGGCAG GTGTATTCGCGCCAGAATCTGTATGCAAGGACTTAACCAAATTACACAAATCTTTTGGTAAAAAACATAGCATGAAGGCTCAGTTCCCGATGTTCAATAAGAGCAATAGTGAAAACCAACCTGGTAGAG TTATCGTCAAGGTTCAGAGAAGGCCGGAATTAGAGTCGCAGAGACGTCCAATAACCCAAAGGGACAAGGAATATGCTATGGAGAGGGCACGGAGGTTCCAATCcaagaggcccttcgtgatcaagGAAATAAAGCACACAAATGTCTATGTGTCGTACTTCATG ATCATTCCAGACATGTTCGTTGAAAATTTCCTCCCGAAGGAAAGCAGGAAGATGACGCTGTGGGACCCACAGGCGAAGCCATGGAAGGTGTGGTACGAGTACACCGGCGGAGAGTGTCCCCGTGCGGCGTTCAGCGCCGGGTGGGGCGCGCTCGCCATGGAGAACTACCTGGAGAACAGGGACTTGTGTGTGTTCGAGCTCCTGGACGATGACTACAACATCAAGCTGCACGTCTATAGGGCCGTGCTGGATATCACCCCCTTCGCCCTGGCCCCAAAACATCGTCAACAGGGTTGTGCATAG